One genomic segment of Nocardia spumae includes these proteins:
- a CDS encoding type VII secretion target, with translation MTIDLSAETNAVRAFGTAHEGIATEIAGAANMDTATHVAAMTPVFGLIGADYLAMFAAAQVLHCSDVNDLSAKCNHLGQSAFGTAALIDDSDDAASGILGAIGNGIGG, from the coding sequence ATGACCATCGATCTCAGCGCGGAAACGAATGCCGTGCGAGCATTCGGAACGGCGCACGAGGGAATCGCGACCGAGATCGCCGGCGCGGCGAATATGGATACCGCCACACACGTCGCAGCGATGACCCCGGTCTTCGGACTCATCGGCGCCGACTATCTCGCGATGTTCGCCGCCGCCCAGGTGCTGCACTGCAGCGATGTGAACGATCTGTCGGCCAAATGCAATCACCTGGGGCAGTCCGCATTCGGCACCGCGGCGCTCATCGACGACTCCGACGATGCGGCTTCGGGCATTCTCGGGGCCATCGGCAACGGGATCGGGGGCTGA
- a CDS encoding Rv2578c family radical SAM protein, which translates to MRWQNQNPAADDGALPGMERTGLVRSVQTPEFEGVTFHEVLCKSALNKVPQRSAVPFEWTVNPMRGCSHACRYCFARPTHEYLDLDAGRDFDTQIVVKTNIAAVLRQELRRRSWRRDPVALGTNTDPYQRAEGRYRLMPDIITALTESGTPFSLLTKGTLLRRDLPLLVQSAQVVPVHLALSVATIDDDLHRGMEPGTPGPRARLELVRVLTEAGFEVNVMVAPVVPYLTDGTDHLDQLLGSIAAAGAARATVLPMHLRGSTRGWFLQWLAEHHPALLRHYRQLYGRGAYVTPEYAAWLRERVDPMLARYGLDRHREPSARGRFGGPARPGGAPDAAQLEPQLSLFG; encoded by the coding sequence GTGCGATGGCAGAACCAGAACCCGGCGGCCGACGACGGCGCGCTTCCGGGGATGGAGCGAACCGGCCTCGTCCGTAGCGTGCAGACTCCCGAATTCGAGGGCGTCACCTTCCATGAGGTGCTGTGCAAGAGCGCGCTGAACAAGGTGCCGCAGCGTTCGGCCGTCCCGTTCGAGTGGACCGTCAATCCGATGCGCGGCTGCTCACACGCCTGCCGCTACTGCTTCGCGCGCCCCACCCACGAATATCTGGATCTGGACGCGGGCCGCGATTTCGATACCCAGATCGTGGTCAAGACCAATATCGCGGCGGTGCTGCGCCAGGAACTCCGGCGGCGTTCGTGGCGGCGCGATCCGGTCGCGCTGGGCACCAATACCGACCCCTATCAGCGGGCCGAGGGCCGCTATCGACTGATGCCGGACATCATCACCGCCCTCACCGAGTCGGGCACGCCGTTCTCCCTACTGACCAAGGGCACCCTGCTGCGGCGCGATCTGCCGCTGCTGGTGCAGTCGGCCCAGGTGGTCCCGGTACATCTGGCCCTCTCCGTCGCGACGATCGACGACGACCTGCACCGTGGCATGGAACCCGGCACGCCCGGCCCACGCGCGCGGCTGGAATTGGTGCGCGTGCTGACCGAGGCCGGATTCGAGGTCAACGTCATGGTCGCCCCGGTCGTTCCGTACCTCACCGACGGCACCGATCATCTGGACCAGCTACTCGGGTCGATCGCGGCGGCCGGTGCCGCTCGCGCGACCGTTCTGCCCATGCACCTGCGGGGAAGCACCCGGGGCTGGTTCCTGCAGTGGCTCGCCGAACATCACCCGGCCCTGCTTCGGCACTACCGGCAGTTGTACGGTCGTGGGGCGTACGTCACACCGGAGTACGCTGCGTGGTTACGTGAGCGGGTCGATCCGATGCTGGCCCGGTACGGACTGGACCGACACCGGGAACCCTCGGCGCGGGGCCGGTTCGGCGGGCCCGCCCGGCCGGGCGGTGCTCCGGACGCAGCGCAGCTCGAACCGCAGTTGTCATTGTTCGGTTGA
- a CDS encoding 2-oxoacid:ferredoxin oxidoreductase subunit beta: MTIVETSLIGADLGLTGVSGVPGADRPQKVKDFTSDQEVRWCPGCGDYVILATVRGFLAELGLRRENLMFVSGIGCSSRFPYYLDAYGIHSIHGRAPAIATGLAVTRPDLSVWVVTGDGDALSIGGNHLIHALRRNVNMTILLFNNRIYGLTKGQYSPTSELGKVTKSTPLGSVDHPFNTLSVALGAEATFAARALDSDRAGLTEVLRAAAEHRGTSFVEILQDCPIFNDGSFDALRRDNAESHLIPLRHGEPIRFGADGEYAVVRNGFGLEVVSTADIAEADIVVHDAHREQPEYAYALSRLTSQDLAHVPIGIFRRVTRPTYDDGVRAQTEVARERKPVAAQSLQELLNGRETWTVG, translated from the coding sequence ATGACCATCGTCGAAACCTCGCTCATCGGAGCCGATCTCGGCCTCACCGGCGTATCCGGCGTGCCGGGCGCCGACCGGCCGCAGAAGGTCAAGGACTTCACCTCCGATCAGGAGGTGCGCTGGTGTCCGGGGTGCGGTGACTACGTCATCCTCGCGACCGTGCGCGGATTCCTCGCCGAACTGGGGCTGCGCCGGGAGAACCTGATGTTCGTCTCCGGCATCGGATGTTCGAGCCGGTTCCCGTACTACCTCGACGCCTACGGCATCCACTCGATTCACGGCCGGGCGCCGGCCATCGCCACCGGCCTGGCGGTGACCCGGCCCGACCTGTCGGTGTGGGTGGTGACCGGCGACGGTGACGCGCTGTCGATCGGCGGCAATCACCTCATCCACGCGCTGCGGCGCAATGTGAACATGACGATCCTGCTGTTCAACAATCGGATCTACGGTCTCACCAAGGGGCAGTATTCACCGACCTCCGAACTGGGCAAGGTCACCAAATCCACCCCGCTCGGGTCGGTCGACCACCCGTTCAACACGTTGTCGGTGGCTCTGGGTGCGGAGGCGACCTTCGCCGCCCGCGCACTGGACTCCGACCGCGCCGGCCTGACCGAGGTGTTGCGGGCGGCGGCCGAACATCGGGGCACGTCGTTCGTGGAGATCCTGCAGGACTGCCCGATCTTCAACGATGGTTCCTTCGATGCGCTCCGTCGTGACAACGCCGAATCCCACCTGATCCCGTTGCGGCACGGTGAGCCGATCAGGTTCGGCGCCGATGGGGAATACGCTGTGGTGCGTAACGGTTTCGGGCTCGAGGTGGTGAGTACCGCCGATATCGCCGAGGCCGATATCGTGGTGCACGACGCCCACCGCGAACAACCCGAATACGCGTACGCGTTGTCGCGGTTGACCTCTCAGGATCTGGCGCATGTGCCGATCGGGATCTTCCGCAGGGTCACCCGACCCACCTACGACGACGGCGTCCGGGCGCAGACCGAGGTCGCGCGCGAGCGCAAACCCGTTGCGGCGCAGTCGTTGCAGGAATTGCTCAACGGCAGGGAGACCTGGACCGTCGGCTGA
- a CDS encoding serine hydrolase domain-containing protein, with amino-acid sequence MPALQHRIQSALDEFVDTGAETGVQVAVYQNGVLVVDAVAGVADSVTGRRATADTPFFSFSTGKAMTSLIAHLLVRTGAVGYDTPVADVWPEFGTHGKEFATLRHVLTHSAGVPAMPRDIGPADLPDWSRVCTAIADAKPRWRPGTATGYHSFTFGYLVGEIARRATGKPMRQLLHEWVAADLGIDGELYFGVPHTELDRLARLEDSTPRPLAPPDDDAVLAPWEMRPTAAMGNSREILQADIPSVGTFTARGMAAANAALLDGRLIDSHRLAEITAVAFEGTDQVFGNPVRLALGYPLGRLGSGPDEASTTFGWVGGGGSYAYVDTATGVSFAMTKTRLTSDFTTARRLADLTAAATNPHARATVRGSSAFDAAAGEDPQAILRATDGTDSPL; translated from the coding sequence ATGCCCGCACTGCAGCACCGGATCCAGAGCGCCCTCGACGAGTTCGTCGACACCGGCGCCGAAACCGGCGTGCAGGTCGCCGTTTACCAGAACGGTGTTCTGGTCGTCGACGCCGTCGCAGGCGTCGCCGACAGTGTCACCGGGCGCCGGGCGACAGCGGACACCCCGTTCTTCAGCTTCTCCACCGGCAAGGCCATGACGTCGCTGATCGCCCACCTGCTCGTCCGGACCGGCGCCGTCGGATACGACACACCCGTGGCCGACGTGTGGCCGGAATTCGGTACCCACGGCAAGGAGTTCGCGACACTTCGACATGTGCTCACGCACTCGGCCGGTGTACCCGCGATGCCGCGCGACATCGGCCCCGCCGATCTGCCCGACTGGTCGCGGGTCTGTACCGCGATCGCCGACGCGAAACCACGCTGGCGCCCCGGGACCGCGACGGGGTACCACTCGTTCACCTTCGGCTACCTCGTCGGCGAGATCGCGCGCCGGGCCACCGGCAAACCGATGCGGCAACTTCTGCACGAGTGGGTCGCCGCGGACCTGGGCATCGACGGCGAGCTGTACTTCGGTGTGCCCCACACCGAGCTGGACCGCCTGGCACGACTGGAAGACAGCACACCGCGCCCACTCGCCCCACCCGACGACGATGCCGTTCTCGCGCCCTGGGAAATGCGACCCACCGCGGCCATGGGCAACAGCCGCGAGATCCTGCAAGCCGATATTCCGTCGGTGGGCACCTTCACCGCGCGGGGAATGGCGGCCGCGAACGCCGCGCTCCTCGACGGTCGGCTCATCGACTCACACCGGCTGGCCGAGATCACCGCCGTGGCCTTCGAGGGCACCGATCAGGTCTTCGGCAACCCCGTGCGACTGGCCCTGGGCTATCCCCTCGGCCGCCTGGGCAGCGGCCCGGACGAGGCCTCGACCACGTTCGGCTGGGTCGGTGGTGGCGGCAGCTACGCCTACGTCGACACCGCCACGGGCGTCTCCTTCGCCATGACCAAGACCCGGCTCACTTCCGATTTCACCACCGCGCGACGACTCGCGGACCTCACCGCGGCCGCGACCAACCCACACGCTCGAGCAACCGTCCGAGGATCTTCCGCCTTCGACGCAGCCGCCGGCGAAGATCCTCAGGCCATACTGCGCGCGACCGATGGCACCGATTCACCCTTGTAG
- a CDS encoding NAD-dependent epimerase/dehydratase family protein — protein MKVAVTGAAGFLGTNLLHQLVERGHEVTAIDRVRPTGATDPNVTWVSGDVLDPASMRSALAGAEVVYHLVAVITLAQRNDLAWRVNTEGVRVVAEAALAVGARRMVHASSIHAFNQYSCGGRIDENAPRSTEPELPVYDRSKFQGEIELRAVIEQGLDAVICNPTGVYGPVDHSDSRINTTLWDAARGRVPVMIGGGFDLVDVRDVATGLILAGERGRTGENYLLSGAMVSMLEVTQLAAQVNGKRGPRFAIPAKVISGALPVLEPIGKMLGSDRVSRAAMGALLSAPEIDGTKARTELGYQPRSTEETVRDLVAFYKGESVPSVARSMA, from the coding sequence ATGAAGGTCGCAGTGACCGGCGCAGCCGGCTTCCTTGGCACGAATCTGCTCCACCAGCTGGTGGAGCGTGGTCACGAGGTGACCGCGATCGACCGGGTCCGGCCCACCGGCGCAACGGATCCGAATGTGACCTGGGTGAGTGGTGATGTGCTGGATCCGGCATCGATGCGCTCCGCCCTGGCGGGTGCCGAGGTCGTCTACCACCTGGTGGCCGTCATCACCCTGGCGCAGCGCAACGATCTGGCCTGGCGGGTCAACACCGAGGGTGTGCGGGTCGTCGCCGAGGCCGCGCTCGCGGTCGGCGCCCGGCGCATGGTGCACGCGAGTTCTATCCACGCGTTCAACCAGTACAGCTGCGGTGGACGCATCGACGAGAACGCGCCGCGGTCGACCGAGCCGGAGCTGCCCGTCTACGACCGTTCCAAGTTCCAGGGCGAGATCGAGCTGCGCGCGGTCATCGAGCAGGGGCTCGATGCGGTGATCTGCAATCCGACCGGTGTCTACGGTCCCGTCGACCACTCCGACTCGCGGATCAACACCACACTGTGGGATGCGGCGCGCGGGCGGGTGCCGGTGATGATCGGCGGTGGTTTCGACCTGGTCGACGTGCGCGATGTCGCGACCGGCCTGATTCTCGCCGGTGAGCGCGGGCGGACCGGTGAGAACTACCTGCTGTCGGGCGCGATGGTGTCCATGCTCGAGGTCACCCAGCTCGCCGCGCAGGTGAACGGCAAGCGCGGACCGCGCTTCGCGATTCCGGCCAAGGTCATCTCCGGGGCGCTGCCGGTGCTGGAGCCGATCGGCAAGATGCTGGGCAGCGATCGGGTCTCGCGCGCGGCGATGGGGGCGCTGCTGTCGGCGCCCGAGATCGACGGCACGAAGGCGCGCACCGAACTCGGCTATCAGCCGCGGTCGACCGAGGAGACCGTCCGCGATCTGGTGGCCTTCTACAAGGGTGAATCGGTGCCATCGGTCGCGCGCAGTATGGCCTGA
- the ypfJ gene encoding KPN_02809 family neutral zinc metallopeptidase: MTFNEGMDIDPDRVSTSGGMGPKLAMGGGGGLIVLVLALLFGVNPGNVLGALGNGDHGTQSGGVDTAVCKTNGDANRYAQCRVILTAQSLDGVWGAVLPNQTRTRYRTPQVHLFVGSVNTRCGGATSAVGPFYCPADRTAYFDTGFFQELRDKFGAKGGPLAEEYVVAHEVGHHIQNLLGDSGRAQRDPKGPESGSVRLELQADCYAGIWANSADKTPAPGGSQPLLKPLSDSDIQDALSAAAAVGDDRIQKAATGRVNPEGWTHGSSSERQKWFLTGYRAGQVQACDTFSAPDLNNPPALR; the protein is encoded by the coding sequence ATGACCTTCAACGAAGGTATGGACATCGACCCCGACCGCGTTTCGACGAGCGGCGGTATGGGACCCAAATTGGCCATGGGTGGCGGGGGCGGTCTGATCGTGCTGGTCCTGGCTCTGCTCTTCGGCGTCAACCCCGGGAACGTGCTCGGCGCACTCGGCAACGGTGATCACGGAACCCAGAGCGGTGGCGTCGACACCGCGGTGTGCAAAACCAACGGCGACGCCAACCGATACGCCCAGTGCCGCGTCATCCTCACCGCCCAGAGTCTGGACGGGGTGTGGGGTGCGGTCCTGCCGAATCAGACCCGGACTCGGTACCGGACCCCGCAGGTCCATCTGTTCGTGGGCTCGGTCAACACCCGGTGCGGTGGCGCGACCAGTGCGGTCGGACCGTTCTACTGCCCGGCCGACCGGACCGCCTACTTCGATACCGGCTTCTTTCAGGAACTGCGCGACAAGTTCGGGGCCAAGGGCGGACCGCTGGCCGAGGAGTACGTCGTCGCGCACGAGGTAGGGCATCACATTCAGAACCTCCTCGGCGACAGCGGCCGCGCCCAGCGCGACCCGAAGGGGCCTGAATCGGGTTCGGTTCGCCTGGAACTCCAGGCGGACTGCTACGCGGGTATCTGGGCCAACTCCGCGGACAAGACTCCGGCACCGGGCGGCTCGCAACCGTTGCTGAAGCCGCTGTCCGACAGCGATATCCAGGACGCGCTGTCGGCCGCGGCCGCCGTCGGTGACGATCGAATCCAGAAGGCGGCCACCGGCCGCGTCAATCCCGAGGGGTGGACGCACGGCTCGTCGAGTGAGCGGCAGAAGTGGTTCCTCACCGGCTATCGGGCCGGGCAGGTCCAGGCGTGTGACACCTTCTCGGCGCCGGATCTGAACAATCCGCCCGCCCTGCGCTGA
- a CDS encoding 2-oxoacid:acceptor oxidoreductase subunit alpha has product MVSNQGVDGPTGSEKLEKVVIRFAGDSGDGMQLTGDRFTHEAAAFGNDLATQPNFPAEIRAPQGTLPGVSSFQIQIADYDILTAGDQPDVLVAMNPAALKANIEDLARGATVIVNTDEFTKRTLSKVGYGSDPLTDDSLGDFVVHRVPMTSLTLAATEPAGVGKKDGQRAKNMFALGLLSWMYGRPIGGTEIFMREKFAATPEIGEANVLAFRAGWNYGETTESFATTYEVAPAVLPPGTYRQITGNTALAYGVVAAGQLSGLPVFLGTYPITPASDILHELSKHKNFGVTTFQAEDEIAGIGAALGAAIGGALGVTSTSGPGLALKSESIGLAVMTELPLLIIDVQRGGPSTGLPTKTEQADLLQALYGRNGESPVAIVAPRSPADCFAAAVDAARIALTYRTPVLLLSDGAIANGSEPWSIPRVSDLEPIDPAFEPAVEGDATNEPPFQPYARDPETLARPLATPGTAGRAHRIGGLEKADGSGNISYDPANHELMVRLRQAKIDGITVPDLEVDDPDGNAELLLIGWGSSYGPIGEACRRARRRGVPVAQAHLRHLNPFPANTGAVLSRYRQVVAPEMNGGQLAMLLRARYLVDVQPWTKVAGTAFSAQELVGVIDAALDGTIGELEQNKAFDARARATYRTAGGYR; this is encoded by the coding sequence ATGGTGTCGAACCAGGGCGTTGACGGCCCCACCGGCAGCGAAAAATTGGAGAAGGTGGTCATCCGCTTCGCCGGTGATTCCGGCGACGGTATGCAGCTGACCGGGGACCGATTCACCCACGAGGCGGCCGCCTTCGGCAACGACCTCGCCACCCAGCCGAATTTCCCGGCCGAGATCCGAGCGCCTCAGGGCACGCTACCCGGGGTGTCGTCGTTCCAGATTCAGATCGCCGACTACGACATCCTCACCGCCGGCGATCAGCCCGATGTGCTGGTCGCCATGAATCCGGCGGCATTGAAGGCGAATATCGAGGATCTCGCCCGTGGTGCCACCGTCATCGTCAACACCGACGAGTTCACCAAGCGCACGCTGTCCAAGGTCGGCTACGGCAGTGATCCGCTCACCGACGACAGTCTGGGCGATTTCGTCGTGCACCGGGTGCCGATGACCTCGCTGACCTTGGCGGCCACCGAACCGGCCGGTGTCGGCAAGAAGGACGGTCAACGCGCCAAGAACATGTTCGCCCTCGGGCTGCTGTCGTGGATGTACGGCCGGCCGATCGGCGGCACCGAGATCTTCATGCGCGAGAAGTTCGCTGCCACACCGGAAATCGGCGAGGCCAATGTGCTGGCATTCCGGGCCGGCTGGAACTACGGCGAGACGACCGAATCCTTCGCCACCACATACGAAGTCGCGCCCGCTGTACTCCCGCCGGGCACCTATCGGCAGATTACCGGCAATACCGCCCTCGCCTACGGCGTCGTCGCGGCCGGACAGCTGTCGGGCCTGCCGGTCTTCCTCGGGACCTATCCGATCACCCCGGCCTCCGACATCCTGCACGAACTCAGCAAGCACAAGAATTTCGGCGTCACCACCTTTCAGGCCGAGGACGAGATCGCCGGTATCGGCGCGGCACTGGGGGCGGCCATCGGCGGTGCGCTCGGAGTGACCAGCACCTCCGGTCCCGGATTGGCGCTCAAGAGCGAGTCCATCGGGCTGGCGGTGATGACGGAGCTGCCGCTGCTGATCATCGACGTGCAGCGCGGCGGGCCCTCCACCGGACTGCCGACCAAAACCGAACAGGCCGATCTGCTGCAGGCGCTCTACGGGCGCAACGGCGAATCACCGGTCGCGATCGTGGCGCCGCGCTCACCCGCGGATTGTTTCGCGGCGGCGGTCGACGCGGCCCGGATCGCGCTCACCTACCGCACACCGGTGCTGCTGCTGTCGGACGGGGCGATCGCCAACGGTTCCGAACCCTGGTCCATCCCGCGGGTATCCGATCTCGAGCCGATCGACCCGGCCTTCGAGCCTGCCGTCGAGGGGGACGCCACGAACGAACCGCCGTTCCAGCCCTATGCGCGCGATCCGGAGACGCTGGCCCGCCCGCTGGCGACACCGGGAACCGCCGGCCGGGCTCACCGCATCGGTGGTCTGGAGAAGGCCGACGGCAGCGGCAACATCTCCTACGACCCGGCCAATCACGAGCTGATGGTCCGGCTGCGCCAGGCCAAGATCGATGGCATCACGGTCCCGGATCTGGAGGTCGACGATCCTGACGGCAACGCCGAGTTGTTGCTGATCGGATGGGGCAGTTCGTACGGTCCGATCGGTGAGGCATGCCGGCGCGCGCGGCGGCGCGGGGTGCCGGTCGCCCAGGCCCATCTGCGTCACCTCAATCCGTTCCCGGCGAATACCGGCGCGGTCCTGAGCCGTTATCGCCAGGTGGTGGCGCCGGAGATGAACGGTGGCCAATTGGCGATGCTGCTGCGGGCGAGGTATCTCGTCGACGTGCAGCCGTGGACCAAGGTGGCCGGTACGGCGTTCTCCGCGCAGGAGCTGGTCGGCGTGATCGACGCGGCGCTCGACGGGACCATCGGCGAGCTGGAACAGAACAAGGCATTCGATGCCCGGGCCCGGGCAACCTACCGCACGGCAGGGGGATACCGATGA